From the genome of Segatella hominis, one region includes:
- a CDS encoding Rossmann-like and DUF2520 domain-containing protein, whose product MKIVLIGAGNLATNLGKALLAAGHDIVQVFSRTVESATALAQIAGGAPVTDIEQVRADADLYVVSVKDSVLGELLPRLCKGKETKVFLHTAGSMDMNVFEGMAIHYGVFYPMQTFSKSKEVDFSEIPCFIEANDDYAHTMIADMAHELSGNVYELSSADRKYLHLSAVFACNFVNHCYAISEKILADHGIPFDVMLPLIDETAKKVHELSPREAQTGPAVRFDENVIRMQAALLKDQPQIKDIYERLSLGIHRFSKK is encoded by the coding sequence ATGAAGATAGTTTTGATAGGGGCTGGTAATCTGGCCACCAACTTGGGAAAGGCGCTTTTGGCTGCCGGTCATGATATCGTGCAGGTATTTAGTAGAACTGTAGAGTCGGCTACTGCCTTGGCTCAGATTGCAGGAGGGGCACCTGTGACGGATATAGAACAGGTACGTGCGGATGCCGATCTGTATGTGGTCTCCGTAAAAGACTCGGTTTTGGGCGAATTGCTGCCACGACTTTGTAAGGGGAAGGAAACCAAGGTGTTCCTGCATACGGCTGGTTCTATGGATATGAACGTCTTTGAAGGCATGGCTATCCATTATGGTGTGTTTTATCCGATGCAAACTTTCTCTAAAAGCAAGGAAGTGGACTTTTCTGAGATTCCTTGTTTTATAGAGGCAAATGATGACTATGCTCATACCATGATAGCTGATATGGCGCATGAGTTGAGTGGGAATGTGTATGAATTGTCGAGTGCTGACCGTAAGTACTTGCATCTCTCAGCCGTCTTTGCCTGCAATTTTGTCAACCACTGTTATGCTATCAGTGAGAAAATCCTGGCTGATCATGGTATCCCGTTTGATGTGATGCTACCGCTGATAGATGAGACAGCCAAGAAAGTACATGAACTTTCTCCAAGAGAAGCACAGACGGGACCTGCCGTACGGTTTGACGAGAATGTGATTCGTATGCAGGCTGCCTTGCTGAAGGATCAGCCTCAGATCAAGGATATTTATGAGCGTTTGAGCTTAGGTATCCATCGTTTTAGTAAGAAATAG
- a CDS encoding TetR/AcrR family transcriptional regulator, with protein MVEINEYRKELKSRIIDYAMGEFYKRGVRAVKMDEISQGLHVSKRTVYEIFGDKEELLLAGLKIKSLEMREKLETYSCNVAHNVVDIIGYFYKLQMEVNSMVGVAFYEEIHRMPRVIEFFNQEHEREFADRVKFLKAGVEEGLFRQDIDYSLTMELLSASMSEIMRNQIYKKYSMQQIFDNFFLVIIRGFCTERGAALLNKVIE; from the coding sequence ATGGTCGAAATTAATGAATATCGCAAGGAATTGAAAAGTAGAATCATCGACTATGCCATGGGTGAATTTTACAAGCGTGGTGTTAGGGCTGTGAAGATGGATGAAATCTCACAAGGGCTTCATGTGTCTAAGCGTACCGTATATGAAATATTCGGTGATAAAGAGGAACTGCTCCTTGCTGGCTTGAAAATCAAAAGCCTGGAGATGAGGGAAAAGTTAGAGACCTACTCCTGCAATGTGGCTCATAATGTAGTGGATATTATCGGCTATTTCTATAAGCTGCAGATGGAGGTGAATAGTATGGTGGGGGTTGCTTTTTATGAGGAAATTCACCGTATGCCTCGGGTGATCGAGTTTTTCAATCAGGAGCATGAACGCGAATTTGCGGATAGGGTAAAATTCCTGAAAGCGGGTGTAGAGGAAGGGCTCTTCCGTCAGGATATTGACTATAGCCTTACGATGGAACTTCTCAGTGCCTCTATGAGTGAAATTATGCGTAACCAGATCTACAAGAAGTATAGTATGCAGCAGATATTTGATAACTTTTTCTTGGTTATCATACGTGGATTCTGTACAGAGCGTGGTGCGGCATTGTTGAATAAGGTTATCGAATAG
- a CDS encoding Maf-like protein: MKNFRIILASNSPRRKELLAGLDIPFEVKVIQGIDESFPESLPAYDTAQYIAVKKAQAYRPLLDSAISHQETSINHQQPSDGNPELLILTADTVVIAPSSEEQNDQEGKGIILGKPKDAADAIRMLEMLSGKTHHVVTGVCITSLEKQRQFSVITEVTFKKLSKNEIDYYVEHYKPFDKAGAYGIQEWIGYIGCTSLKGSYFNVMGLPVQRIYEELKKF, translated from the coding sequence ATGAAGAATTTTAGAATTATATTGGCAAGTAATTCGCCTCGACGCAAGGAACTTTTGGCAGGTCTCGATATTCCTTTCGAAGTGAAGGTCATTCAGGGTATAGACGAAAGTTTTCCAGAATCTCTACCTGCATACGATACAGCCCAGTATATAGCCGTGAAAAAAGCCCAGGCATACCGCCCACTGCTTGATTCTGCCATCAGTCATCAGGAAACTTCCATCAATCATCAGCAACCTTCGGATGGAAATCCTGAATTATTGATACTTACTGCTGATACCGTAGTGATAGCACCGAGCAGTGAAGAACAGAATGACCAGGAAGGAAAGGGTATCATTTTGGGAAAACCGAAGGATGCTGCGGATGCGATCAGAATGCTGGAAATGCTGAGCGGGAAAACCCATCATGTGGTGACTGGTGTCTGTATCACTTCTCTGGAAAAACAGCGACAGTTTTCTGTCATTACGGAGGTTACTTTCAAAAAACTGTCAAAGAATGAGATAGATTATTATGTAGAGCATTACAAACCGTTCGATAAGGCTGGAGCCTATGGCATTCAGGAATGGATAGGTTATATCGGTTGCACGAGTTTGAAGGGAAGTTACTTTAATGTCATGGGACTTCCTGTGCAAAGAATCTATGAGGAATTAAAGAAATTCTAA
- a CDS encoding Fur family transcriptional regulator, giving the protein MTNNVKSKVRDVLDNYLEMNKHRKTPERYAILDAVYSLDGHFTLEDLGAQLEKMHFPVSRATLYNTMHLFIELRLVVRHSLVDGTKYEASFNNENHVHQVCTVCGKVTEIQAPLVVDAINETKLQRFRRDAFALYIYGVCSTCQGKMTRKRNNGKVEKSK; this is encoded by the coding sequence ATGACTAATAATGTGAAGTCAAAAGTCAGGGATGTTTTGGATAATTATCTGGAGATGAATAAGCATCGCAAGACTCCAGAACGTTATGCAATCCTTGATGCTGTTTATAGCTTAGATGGGCATTTTACGCTCGAAGACCTTGGGGCGCAGTTGGAAAAGATGCATTTCCCCGTAAGTAGGGCTACGCTTTACAATACGATGCATCTATTCATCGAACTCCGGCTGGTCGTGCGACATAGTTTGGTAGATGGTACCAAGTATGAAGCAAGTTTTAATAATGAAAACCATGTGCATCAGGTATGTACGGTTTGTGGTAAGGTAACGGAGATACAGGCTCCGCTGGTAGTGGATGCCATCAACGAGACCAAGCTGCAAAGATTCCGTCGTGATGCCTTCGCTCTCTATATCTATGGAGTGTGCAGTACGTGTCAGGGCAAGATGACTAGAAAACGTAACAATGGTAAAGTAGAAAAGTCAAAATAA
- a CDS encoding KdsC family phosphatase has translation MINYDLDKIKAIIFDVDGVLSRQTITLSSAGEPLRTVNIKDGYAIQLAQKSDLRIVILTGGKSEAIRLRYEGLGVEDIYMGCAVKIKTYREFLEKYQLTNEEIIYVGDDIPDYEVMRECGCPCCPADACSDIKEISTYVSSCNGGEGCGRDVVEQVLRAQGKWLSGAKAFGW, from the coding sequence ATGATAAATTATGATTTAGATAAGATCAAGGCCATTATCTTTGATGTAGATGGTGTGCTTTCCCGTCAGACAATAACCCTTTCTTCTGCTGGTGAGCCTTTGCGTACGGTGAATATCAAGGATGGATATGCCATCCAGTTGGCGCAGAAATCAGATTTGCGCATAGTGATACTCACGGGTGGAAAATCGGAGGCCATCCGTCTTCGCTATGAGGGATTGGGTGTAGAGGATATCTATATGGGTTGTGCTGTTAAGATCAAGACCTATCGTGAGTTTCTGGAGAAATATCAGTTGACGAACGAGGAAATCATCTATGTAGGCGATGACATCCCTGATTATGAGGTGATGAGAGAGTGCGGATGCCCTTGCTGTCCTGCCGACGCATGTTCAGACATCAAGGAAATCTCTACTTATGTATCTTCCTGCAATGGTGGTGAAGGCTGTGGTAGAGATGTCGTGGAACAGGTGCTTCGTGCACAGGGAAAATGGTTGTCTGGAGCAAAGGCTTTCGGATGGTAG
- the hisS gene encoding histidine--tRNA ligase, translating to MAQKPSIPKGTRDFGPIEMAKRNYIFNTIKDVYALYGFQQIETPAMETLQTLMGKYGEEGDKLLFKILNSGDYMNKISDEDIHSLGSLKLAAKLCEKGLRYDLTVPFARYVVQHRDELQMPFKRYQIQPVWRADRPQKGRYREFYQCDADVVGSDSLLNEVELMQIVDTVFTKFGVRVCIKINNRKILTGIAEVIGEAEKIVDITVAIDKLDKIGLDNVNDELRADGISEEAIEKLQPIISLSGSNDEKLEVIAKVLETSEIGLKGVEETKFILDTLKTVGLKNEIELDLTLARGLNYYTGAIFEVKALDTPMGSITGGGRYDNLTGIFGLPGLSGVGISFGADRIYDVLNALDLYPKEAVNATQVLFINFGEKETAYCLPIARQAREAGIRAEIFPDKAKMKKQMSYANAKNIPFVVLAGENEIEQGKVTLKNMESGEQQLVSADELIAVIKK from the coding sequence ATGGCTCAAAAACCAAGTATTCCAAAGGGTACTCGCGATTTCGGACCTATCGAGATGGCGAAACGCAATTACATCTTTAATACCATTAAGGATGTATATGCACTCTATGGATTCCAACAGATAGAAACACCTGCCATGGAAACCCTTCAGACGCTGATGGGTAAATATGGCGAGGAAGGTGATAAGTTGCTGTTCAAAATTCTGAATTCTGGTGACTATATGAATAAAATCAGTGATGAGGATATTCATTCTTTAGGATCATTGAAGTTGGCAGCAAAACTTTGTGAGAAAGGTTTGCGCTATGATTTGACCGTACCTTTCGCTCGTTATGTGGTTCAGCATCGTGATGAACTTCAGATGCCGTTCAAGCGTTATCAGATTCAGCCTGTTTGGCGTGCAGATCGTCCACAGAAGGGTCGCTACCGCGAGTTTTATCAGTGCGATGCGGATGTGGTAGGTTCTGATTCCTTGCTCAATGAGGTGGAGTTGATGCAAATTGTGGATACAGTTTTCACCAAGTTTGGTGTTCGTGTCTGCATCAAAATCAATAACCGCAAGATCCTGACTGGTATCGCTGAGGTAATCGGTGAGGCTGAGAAGATTGTGGATATTACCGTGGCTATCGATAAGCTTGATAAGATTGGACTTGACAATGTGAATGACGAACTTCGTGCTGATGGTATCTCTGAGGAAGCTATCGAGAAGTTGCAGCCAATTATCTCATTATCAGGTTCTAACGATGAGAAGCTTGAAGTAATTGCTAAGGTATTGGAAACTTCAGAAATCGGTTTGAAGGGTGTAGAGGAAACTAAATTTATCCTTGATACGCTGAAGACTGTAGGCTTGAAGAATGAGATTGAACTGGATCTTACTTTGGCCCGTGGCTTGAACTACTATACTGGTGCTATCTTCGAAGTGAAGGCGCTTGATACTCCTATGGGCAGTATTACTGGTGGTGGCCGATATGACAACCTTACTGGTATCTTCGGTCTTCCTGGATTGAGCGGTGTGGGTATTTCTTTCGGTGCAGACCGTATCTATGATGTACTCAATGCTCTCGACCTTTATCCAAAGGAGGCTGTGAATGCTACACAGGTTCTCTTCATCAATTTCGGTGAGAAGGAAACTGCATACTGTCTGCCTATCGCCCGTCAGGCTCGTGAGGCAGGTATCCGTGCAGAAATCTTCCCTGACAAAGCTAAGATGAAGAAGCAGATGAGTTACGCCAATGCCAAGAATATTCCTTTCGTGGTTCTTGCTGGTGAGAATGAGATTGAACAGGGGAAGGTTACTTTGAAGAATATGGAGAGTGGTGAACAGCAGTTGGTTTCTGCTGATGAACTTATCGCTGTCATCAAGAAGTAA
- a CDS encoding adenylosuccinate synthase → MNTGKVDVLLGLQWGDEGKGKVVDVLTPKYDVVARFQGGPNAGHTLEFEGQKYVLRSIPSGIFQGGKVNIIGNGVVLAPDLFMQEAKDLEKSGHDLKSRLHISKKAHLIMPTHRVLDAAIEASKGKNKVGTTGKGIGPTYTDKVSRTGLRVGDILENFQEKYEAHKTLHLKQIASLGYTDFDITEVEKTWMEGIEYLKQFSIVDSEVEINKVLRSGKDILCEGAQGTMLDVDFGSYPFVTSSNTICAGACIGLGIGPNRIGNVYGIMKAYCTRVGAGPFPTELFDETGAKIRDLGHEYGAVTGRERRCGWCDLVQLKYSVMVNGVTELIMMKSDVLDGFDTIKACVAYKLKDGSVTTDFPYEIDDVEPVYKEFKGWKTDMTQFTSEDQFPQEFKDYVAFLEEFLETRIGIISIGPDREQTIVRK, encoded by the coding sequence ATGAACACAGGTAAAGTAGATGTCCTGCTGGGTCTTCAGTGGGGCGATGAAGGTAAAGGTAAGGTGGTTGACGTGTTGACCCCTAAGTATGATGTGGTAGCTCGCTTTCAGGGTGGTCCTAATGCAGGACATACATTGGAGTTTGAGGGACAGAAATACGTTCTTCGCTCTATCCCTTCTGGTATTTTCCAGGGCGGTAAGGTGAACATTATTGGTAATGGTGTCGTTCTGGCTCCAGACCTCTTCATGCAGGAGGCTAAGGACTTGGAGAAGAGCGGTCATGACCTCAAGAGCCGTCTTCATATTTCCAAGAAGGCTCATCTCATCATGCCTACTCATCGTGTGCTCGACGCAGCCATCGAGGCTTCTAAGGGTAAAAATAAGGTTGGTACAACTGGTAAGGGTATTGGTCCTACTTATACTGACAAGGTAAGCCGTACTGGTTTGCGCGTGGGTGATATCCTTGAGAACTTCCAGGAGAAGTATGAAGCTCATAAGACTTTGCACCTCAAGCAGATAGCATCTCTTGGTTATACTGATTTCGATATTACTGAGGTAGAGAAGACTTGGATGGAAGGTATCGAATACCTGAAGCAGTTCTCTATCGTTGACAGCGAGGTGGAGATCAATAAGGTGCTCCGTTCTGGCAAGGATATTCTTTGCGAGGGTGCTCAGGGTACTATGCTCGATGTTGATTTCGGTTCTTATCCTTTCGTTACTTCATCCAATACTATCTGTGCAGGTGCTTGTATCGGTTTGGGTATCGGTCCAAACCGCATCGGTAATGTATATGGTATCATGAAGGCTTACTGTACTCGTGTAGGTGCAGGTCCTTTCCCAACGGAGTTGTTTGATGAGACTGGTGCTAAGATTCGCGACCTCGGTCATGAGTATGGTGCTGTTACAGGACGTGAGCGCCGTTGTGGTTGGTGCGACCTCGTACAATTGAAGTATTCTGTAATGGTAAATGGTGTTACTGAACTTATCATGATGAAGAGCGACGTTCTCGATGGTTTTGATACTATCAAGGCTTGTGTTGCATACAAGTTGAAGGATGGTTCTGTAACTACAGACTTCCCATACGAAATCGACGATGTAGAACCTGTATATAAGGAGTTCAAGGGTTGGAAAACCGATATGACTCAGTTTACTTCTGAGGATCAGTTCCCACAGGAATTCAAGGATTACGTAGCTTTCCTCGAAGAGTTCCTCGAGACTCGCATCGGTATCATTTCTATCGGTCCAGACCGTGAACAAACTATCGTAAGAAAGTAA